The Culex pipiens pallens isolate TS chromosome 2, TS_CPP_V2, whole genome shotgun sequence DNA window GAACTAGTATGTAGCAGTGATACTgacaataaaaaagaaataaagcGCCGTTCTGTAAACTTGTAAGTGCTTGTGTAAGAGTTGTGCCTGGTAGTAGCGAGAACAACTAGCCTCCCTCGATTATAAGTAGAACACTTAAACTGTATCTTATTTATAAAACTTTACACTGTAAAATGTTTTCAGTCATCACTAGTGACAATTAGATGTATTTTATATCATTCATTTGTTCCATTTCCCCCCTCAGAATGCCACGTAGTTTCTGTTATTTAATCATCGGCAGGCTCATTTACTCGTAGTATTCTCATCAAACATATTAGACAAACGAAGCGACAAGCGAACACTCTTATCGGAATACAATCCATCCTTGTTGTTACATtttctacacaaaaaaaacgcacacacacatatacGAATCACTTTTATACAAAGGATTATAAACAATTAGAACTTTATTTTACAGTTATCTAAAATGGTAAACAATTACATTAAGTCACAAAACAGAAAATAACTAATAAAAGCATTATTTTGTAAGACAATAAATCTTTGTTCCAATTTCACCTGTTCCTGTGCAgtgtacagaaaaaaaacaagtcaaacattCCAAATCATTCCCGTTCGTTTCGTGTCGCAGTTTGTGTGTGTTCCCCACTTCTTATCTTCTTCCATTTCGGtgatttaaggtaaatttttgtTCTTGTTTGATGGTTTCTGTGTGAGTGTTACCTTTTATTTCATTGTTCATATCTTTTTCTTTTTAGCGtttcttttctcttttttgGTTGTGTTGtatttctggtttttttttcgttttacggtGCATCTCTGTCGTACTCATCCTCTGATTCCATGCTGGTTGTGTTGTGCAGTACACCATGCAGCGCGCACTAACGTTGaacttttttcatatgtttttctttctctttcacGCGTCAACTATCTCGCAGAGAGCCGGAGGAATCGCTAGCGTAAGCGTCAGTTGCGAAGCGGCAACGGGGAAAACAATACTCATCATCAGTGTAGTATACGGATACAGATTTCTTCCCGTCACAGAGCACAGTGCGAAGTGTCATCTCAGGGTTGCCaagcttgaaaaaaatgttgtgccTTTTTACTCCCAGTGATAGCAACATTGTGGCAACTCCATCGTCGAAGCGCGGCGAACATCAACGGACAGTTTGGATACGcttcttttttaattatttcggatagaaaacgattttaaaaattgtgaataAAGTTTTTTAACTAAACATTAGTTGGTTTTTGGGTAGTTCTACTTTACAGTGTACGCTGTGTCGCGTGCGCGCATTTGACAGCTAGCAGATCGATCGACGCAGGCGGAACGAGAACAAACGGAAAATTAAACGTCAACAACGAAAAAGATCAGTTTATTTTGCGACGGAGCGGGTTCCCCGTACGGCGCCGAAGCAAGCCCTTCGTTTTCTGTgtgttgtttgttattgtttgacGGGTGCCCGTGCTGTGGCTTGGCGATCGATCAGAAGAATCATAAACAATCTGAGCAAGCGGGAGCACTGACGTAGCTGTACAGGTCAACTGCGAAAAGACACCGAATATGTAAGCTGTTGTGAAATTGTGAACTATGAGTGTAATTAATTAAGGAAATAGTGTTTACTTCGACTACTCCGCTCACAGATCCGATACCCGGTGCGACTGTCTTCCGCGTCTCAATAAAGTGATTTGGCAACGGTTGTGGAAGTTGGACGTGTttcaaattgtaaataaaatccAGGTTTGACTTTTGGGACGGGTAGTTTCTGCCAAACATCAAAGTAAGCTGAGCCAAACTTTACAAGACGTAAGGTGATAGATCAGTTCAACTATTTCCTTATGACGACAAAATGTAAATACAGTGgattctctggctgtcgatcttctcgatatcaatattgctccagctgacAATAAATGTAATTACGAAAGACCTAGAAACGGTGTAAAAGAGCTACCACAGCTTGTAGACGCAAGAAagacgaattggattggccatgaatacgGCGAAAACAATGTTTATGAGAGGATGGAGCTCAAAGGACGCGTCGGCCCCTCAAGTCTCACACATTTAGCTGTGGTTGGCGATGTGtgcgagttcgtgtacttgggatcgctggtaactgCCGACAACGACacaagacactgattagacctGTTGTCCTCTATGGTCACGAGATCTGGACGCTGCGGCTAGAGGACGAGCGAGCCCTTGAAGTGTTTGAACGAAAGGTGTTACAAACGATCCacggtggagtacgtacagctcagaaTAGAATAGACCATCAAGGCTATTCGCATGGGATGTTTGGACCTGGTTGGGGTGAATCTGAATAATGTGAACTGTCACGAGGTGAATTCTCTGAATCAATCTACAAGCTGCGAAGGTGGAGACGATCGTAGAGGAACAACTGACGGCGTTTATCGAATCAACTTTTTGCTGGAGTTGGAGCAGTGCATTGAAAAAGGAATTTTCGACATCGATTGATTTAAAGACAACGAACACAGATTTGCCGAAGGAGTTTTATTAACCAGATAGTGTTAATAACATGAATATAGGTGATTGTTAGTACACAACGTCAGCGTTGGACGCTTCTTCGTAGAATATAAACAGCGATCGCGATCAACTTTGGAACCCTAGCCTGCCCTTCAACACCCACCAAACTCCACGTCGATATTCTCGTCCTCCCCGAACTCCAACTCTCCCTTCCCGGGAAACACCGAGTGGAAGTTCCCGTCGCCGTCAAACAGCCGAACCTGCTCCACGCTCAACTCCGCGTTCTTATCGTAAACCACCCTGCTGGAACCGCCGCCCGCTTTGCCCTTTCCGCCCTTCTTCTTCCCCTCCGGCGCCACCCTCGTAACGGTCACATCGAGCAGTAGCAGGCCCTTCAACAGCGCCAGCATCACCTTCCGGGCGCACTCGGCACTGACCGAGCTGGTCACCTCCAGCAGCAGGTGGCGCGTTTCCGGCCCAACCTTCGTCTCGTCGCAATTGGTCAACGGGGGCAAACTGATGACCTTCTTGTCCTCGTCGGCGAAGAACACAAACACCTCGCCCTTGAGCAGGTTGATGAACTTGTGCACGCCCGAGTACGTGTTGCGCTTCTTCTCCTTCCGGATGGCTTCCGCTTGCTGGCGCAGATCCTCGTAATACTTGGCGGCGGTCACCTTGGACTTCCCGTTCAACGGAGTAATCTCAATCTGCTCGGAAAGATCCGCTTGGTAGCGCAGGTCGCCCTTGATCTTGGCCAGATCGTGCGTGGCGATGGTCGCGAACTCTCGCTTGCCACACTCGTTGTCGTGGAGGTCGTTCTGCAGCTGCAGGAACTTCTTCATGCTGCCGATGGTAAAGTCCCGGACGATGCAGTGCAGCACGTGCGGTCGCAGCTGTTTGGCCTCCGGGCTGAAGCTGACTCGCCGGGCGGAATCCGCCGGCTTGAGGACGGTGATTTTTGGACGGATTTCGGCGGGGCCTTTGGGTTCGTCGGATTCGGCTTCCTGGGCAAAGTTTGAACTGGATGACGCGTTGGCAGGGGCCACGTGCCCGTTCTTCTCGACGTAATCCAGAACCTGCTTGCTTCGGCACTGCTCCACCAGCTTTTTGAGACGCTTGTCCTTCAGGGGATTCTCCTTGAGGTTGATTTCTGAGAAATAAACGTCGAAATAAGTCATTTTCCCCAAACCAGTCTACCTCAAATTACCTTTCAACCGTGGGCACTTGACCAGAAACTGCGGCACCAGCTCAATCTTATTCTCCGCCACGTTCAGCGTCTTCAACCCGTTCTGCTTGACCAACCCCGCCGGAATCTCCCTGATCTGATTTTTCTCCAGATTTATATCCGAAAGATGCTGCACTTCCAGCTTGCTCAACGGCAACTCCGGAAACCGTTCCAACTGATTCGAGCTCAAATTAATAATAATCAACCCCTCCAGCGCGGACAAATCCGCCTCCTTCAGCAAATTCCCACTCAAATTAATCGTCGTCAGCGTCTTCAGCTGGCCAATCTCGCCCGGCACCCGCTCAATTTTGTTCCCCGACAAATCCAGCACCTTTAGCGCCGACAGGCGCCCAATCTCCGCGGGAATTTCAACAATTCGATTCCGAAAAAGCAGCAGCGACTGCAAGTGCTTCAAATCGGCAATCTTCGGTGAAATCACGTCCAGCGGACTGTCGTTAACGTCCAGCAGATTGAGCGCCGACAGCTGGAAGATTGTTTCGTCCAGCTGGCCGGAATTTTCCTCGAAGCGCTTCCGGGCACCGGCGCCGGACAGCTTCAGCTCGCGGCGGTTCTCCTCTTTGGCGGTTTTCACTTCGGGCCACATCGTGC harbors:
- the LOC120419162 gene encoding leucine-rich repeat-containing protein 47-like translates to MWPEVKTAKEENRRELKLSGAGARKRFEENSGQLDETIFQLSALNLLDVNDSPLDVISPKIADLKHLQSLLLFRNRIVEIPAEIGRLSALKVLDLSGNKIERVPGEIGQLKTLTTINLSGNLLKEADLSALEGLIIINLSSNQLERFPELPLSKLEVQHLSDINLEKNQIREIPAGLVKQNGLKTLNVAENKIELVPQFLVKCPRLKEINLKENPLKDKRLKKLVEQCRSKQVLDYVEKNGHVAPANASSSSNFAQEAESDEPKGPAEIRPKITVLKPADSARRVSFSPEAKQLRPHVLHCIVRDFTIGSMKKFLQLQNDLHDNECGKREFATIATHDLAKIKGDLRYQADLSEQIEITPLNGKSKVTAAKYYEDLRQQAEAIRKEKKRNTYSGVHKFINLLKGEVFVFFADEDKKVISLPPLTNCDETKVGPETRHLLLEVTSSVSAECARKVMLALLKGLLLLDVTVTRVAPEGKKKGGKGKAGGGSSRVVYDKNAELSVEQVRLFDGDGNFHSVFPGKGELEFGEDENIDVEFGGC